The DNA segment AAGGGGATCTGCGATTGCATGCGATCGACGATCGCAGCGTTGACCTGATTCATGTCGTCGGCGACGAGGTGAATCATCGGATCAAGCGAAGGCTGATGGCCGGCAAGGCGGTGGACGGTAGCGCTCATCTCCAACTGCCTCTACGGACGCAGGCGCAAGGCCGCAATGGGAGGGCGCGAATGGCGGACGAGGTGTTGAAGGGATATCGCAAGAGCATCGACAATATCGATGCGGCGCTGGTCTGCCTTCTTGCCGAGCGGTTCAAGGTCACCCAGGCCGTGGGGCGCTACAAGGCGGAAGCCGGCCTGCCGCCCGCCGATCCGGGCCGCGAGGACCAGCAGATCGCACGGCTTCGCGCGCTTGCGGAGGAAGCCGAGCTGGATCCGGAATTCAGCGAGAAATTCCTGCGCTTCATCATCGATGAAGTCATCCGGCACCATCAACAGCTTCAGGGCTGATCAGCCTCCCCCTCCTGCGGCGCAGAAGGGGGAGCATGATCACTTGCCGGTGAACGCGGCCGGGCGCTTTTCAAGGAAGCTGGCCATTCCTTCCCTGAAGTCCGCGCTCTGGAACAGCGGCAACAGCTGCAGATAGACGTGCTGCACATGGGTATCGAAGGTTTCCTCCATGCCCATGCGCATCAGCCGCTTGGCGCCCTGCACCGCCATGGGTGCGTTCGCCGCGATCTCCAGCGCCAGTTCGCGGGCGCGCGCAGCGACCTGGTCGGCCGGCACCACCTCGTTGACGAGGCGCTCCTTGAGGCAGTCCTCCGCCGAAAGCGTACGGCCGGTAAAAACGATCTCCGCCGCCTTGGCCCAGCCGATCATGCGCGGCAGGAACCAGGTGCCACCCGATTCGGGCAGCACGCCACGCTTCACGAACGCCGCGGCAAGCTTCGCTTCCGACGCCATGACCCGGATGTCGCAGCCGAGCGCCAGGTCCATGCCATAGCCCGCCGCCGAACCGTTGAGGGCGGCGATCACCGGCTTGTCCAGCGCATGGAGCACCGTAGGCGGCGTGTTGCGCAGGTCGATCGTCGCGCCGAAGGTGGCCGACGAGGAGCCGATCCCCTCGCCCTTCTGAGCCGCATTGAGATCAAGCCCGGCGCAAAAGGCCCGCCCCGTTCCGGTGAGTACGATGACACGTACGTCGCGGTCCTCGCCGGCCTTCACCAGCAGGCGGGTTAGCTCGTCCAGCATGGGGCCGGAAATCGTGTTCATCCGCTCCGGGCGGTTCAGCGTCAGCGTCGCGACGCCTTCGGAAACCTCATAGGTTACGTCTTCGCTCATTCTTCCTCTCCCCTCACGCGGCCCGCGCCATGCGCGCCACCGTCGCCTCATATTCCGCCATTGTCTCGTCGAAGATCTGCGCTACGGGCTTCACGTCGCGGATGCGGCCCGCCACCTGTCCGGTCAGCGCGATGCCGGCTTCCAGATCGCCACCGAAATAGACCGCCTGGGTATCAGCGAACTCGCCAAAGATGTTGGGCGTGCCCTCCTTCTCGATGCGCGTCGTCCGGTCGGTGCGAAGCGCGCGGAGCGCCGGGCCCGGGCCGCTGCGGTTGAGGAACACGGTGTCGGTCGAATCCGCCTCGACGATCGCCGTCTTCCAGTTTTCGTGCACCGGGCTTTCGGCGGAGGAGAGGATCCGCGTGCCCATCAGCACGCCCTCTGCACCGAGCGCGAAGGCGGCGGCCATCGTCCGCCCATCCATGATCCCGCCGGCGGCGACGACCGGCACGTCCACTGCCTCGACCACCTGCGGCACCAGCACCATGGTGGAAACGTCCTTGGCGTTCTTGAACCCGCCGCCCTCGCCGCCCTCGACAATCAGCCCGTCGACGCCGGCCTCCACGGCGCGCAGGGCGCCGGCAAGGCTGGGAACGACATGGAAAACGGTGAGCCCTGCCGCCTTCAGCATGCCGGTATATTTCATCGGATCACCAGCAGAGGTGGTGACGAAGCGGATGCCCTGATCGATGACGAATTGGACGATGCCGGGATCGCGCACAAACGCCTGTGCGACATTCACGCCGAACGGCTTGTCGGTCAGCTCGCGCATTTTGAGGATCTCTTGGCGAACCGCCTCAAGATCGCCGGACGAGGTTTCGATGATTCCCATGCCGCCGGCGTTCGACACGGCCGAGGACAAGTGAGATCGGGCGATCCAGCCCATGGCGGCCTGGATGATCGGTTTCTCGATTCCGAGCATCTCGGTGACGCGCGTCTTCAGCGCCATTTCGCTCTCCCGCTTCTTATCGATTCGAAGATCGGGTTCGCACGAGCGGCGCCTAGGCGCCAGCCCCTTTCAAACAGTGAGTGCGAGAAGCGCGAAGGTCGCCAACCAGTGCGTGCCCATATAATGATCGGCCAGATGCGGCAGGCTTGCGGCGAGGTGATCGTCCGCTGCCGCGGCGGCGACAGATGCGATTGGATGGGCCGGCAGCGCAGCGGCGATCGAACGCCAGCACCAGGCACGGCTGAGGTTCAGGCCATCGAGATGCGCGATCTTTCCGTCGCTCCGGTCGGAGACAAGGGCGGGCGTGAACAAGGTGCGCGGCGCACCCAAGGCCGCTTCGGGCAGGAAGGCTTCGAACCAGCCGGCGAACTCATCGCCGAGCACCCGGCTCATCAGCAGCGCCTCCGAGAGCGCGGAGGAGAGAAATTCGTCACCGCCCGGCTCCCAAGCCTGACACGCGCGATCCTCACCAAACCAATGGCGCGCCCGCGCATCGATGAGCGAGACTAGTGCCGCGTCGTGCTCAAGGCCCCAATCACGTGCCAGCGTCAGCGCAAAGGCGGTGTTGAAGTGGGTCCCGACGCGAATCGGATAGGTCAGCTTCGGTAGATGCTGGTGGAAGCGTTCGGCAAAGGCGCGCGCAAGCGGTTCCAGCGCGTCATTCCAGTCCGCCTCGTGCCGCACCGCCTCACCATGCAGCGCCAGTGCCCACGCCCAGCCATAGGGTCGCTCGAATCCAGCGGCATAGGGACGGGCGAGCACCGCCAGTTCGCCCGCGACCTTCTCTGGCACCAGCATCTCGTCCGCACGGTGGCGGATGTCACTCGCTTCGGCCAGTTCCGGGAACATGCGCGCGATGGTCAGCAGCTGCCACCAGCCATGCACGCAGCTGTGCCAATCGAAGCTGCCGTGAAAGATCGGGTGGATCTCATGCGGCTCGCGCAGGTCCTCCGGCCCGTTCAGTACCTGATCGAGCTTGTAGGGGTAACGCTGACCGACATGGCCGAGCGTGAGCCGGGCAAAGCCGGCGGCGATCTCAGGCTTCAAGGTCACGCGACGATCCACCACAGCAGGAGAAGGTTGAACACGAGCAATGGCAGCGCCGTCGGCACTTGCGCGCGGATCACGCCGTTGCGGTCCTTCAGCTCGAGCAGCGCCGCCGGCACCAAATTGAAGTTCGCCGCCATGGGCGTCATCAGCGTGCCGCAGAAGCCGGCGAGCATGCCGACGGCTGCGACCGGCGCGGGATCGGCACCATAGCTTTGCACCAGCAGTGGAATGCCGACCGCCGCTGCCATCACCGGAAAGGCGGCGAAGGCGTTGCCCATCACCATCGTGAACAGCGCCATGCCGAGCCCGAAGGCGAGCACGGCGCCAAGCACGCTGCCCGTCGGGATCGCGACGCCGACGAGGCGGCCGACCACCTCTCCAACGCCAGCGAGCGCGAAGACGGCGCCGAGGCTCGCCAGCATCTGCGGCAGCGCCGCCGCCCAGCCGATATCGTCCATCAACGCGCGCCCTGCACGGAACGGCTCCGCGGGGGCGGGCCGCAGCCAGGCGTAGCAAAGCGCCAGTGCCAGCAGCACGCCTGTGGCCAGTGCCACCAACGTCGCCTGCTTGCCGTCGAACAGTGCCGGAAATTGCTTGAACACGAAGGTGCCGATCAGCGCGGTCGCGGGGATCACCAGCGCGGGCACGAACACCATCGCGCCGCGGATGGCGGGCTCGCCAGCGGGCACGCGTCGCTTCATCCGCCCGCTCGCGGCGATCGCCACCAGCGCAAGGACCAGCACGCCGTTACCAAGGTCACCCAGCCAGTCGCCGGCGAGAAAGCTCGTCGCCACCAGGCCATAGAAGCCGGTATTGGCCCAGCGGCGCTCACCCGCCGACAGACCGGCAAAGGCAAGGAAGGTCAGCCCGGCAATCAGATATACGAAGTTCAGCCCGATCATGCGCGCCGCGCCTTTCGGTCGAGCAGCCACAGCCGTGTGCCGTGAATGACGAAGGCGGCGATCGCGGTGGGGATCGCCCAGACCGACATGTGCAGCGGCTCGACGAAGATGCCATAACCTTCCAGCACGCCCTTCATCAGCAGGATCGATCCAATCGCGATGAAGATGTCCTCGCCGAAGAACAGCCCGACATTGTCGGTCGCGGCGGCCATCGCCTTCACCTTTTCCGGATCATGCGCCTCGCCAGCCGCAGCCTCCGCCATTGGCGCGATCAGCGGGCGCACGGTCTGCGCGGGCCCGGCAACCGAGGTGAGACCAAGCGCCGCCGTCAGCTGACGAAAGCCGAGATAGGCCATCAGCAATCGCCCGGTCGTCAGCCCCTTCAATCCGCCCACGAGCGAGCGCGCACGCGCCTGCAGCCCGTTGCGTTCAAGCAGGCCGATGACCGGCAGCACGATATAGATCGCGGTGACATAACGCGTGTCGTTGAAGGCCTTGCCGAAGGCGGCGAGGATGGCGAGCGGATCGATCCCGGCGGCAAGCCCGGTGACGAGCGCGGAAGCCGCGATCACCAGCATCGGGTTGAACCGCAGCAGGAATCCCAGCGCGATGATCGCGATGCCGGATAGGACGAGCATTCAGTTGATCAGGCGCGCGGTTTCGCAGTCAGTGCGCGCCGCAATGCGGCAATGCGGGACTGGTTTGCCTCTTGCGCGATCGCCGCGTCCGGCAGCGCGTCAAAGGCATGTATGGCGCCCGGCCAGACATGAAACTCCGTCGGCACGCCGGCCGCGAGCAGCCGCTGCGCGTAGGTGATGTTTTCGTCGCGAAAGAGGTCCAGCGCTCCAGTCGCGATATAGGTCGGCGGCAACCCAGCTACGTCCTCCGCTCGCGCGGCGGCGACATAAGGCGACACCTCTGCCTCGCCGGGCTCCTCACCCAGCATGCACTGCCACCCGAAGCGATTACTCGCCCGATTCCAGATGAACTCGCCGGTCAGTGGATCCGGATCGTTGCTGCACGTCCGGTCATCGATCATCGGATAAAGAAGGTGTTGAAACGCCAGCTGAAACTCGCCGCGATCGCGCGCTAGCAGCGCCAGCGAGGCAGCAAGCCCACCCCCGGCGCTTTCCCCCATCACGCCGATGCGGGCAGGATCAATGCCTAGTCGCTGAGCGTGGGCAAACGTCCAGCGCAATCCGGCGTAGCAATCCTCGATCGGGCCCGGAAATGGCGTCTCCGGCGCAAGGCGATAATCGACCGACACCACAATACAGCCAAGCGCCGCCACGATCGGGCGGAGCCGAACCGCGCCGTCCTCCGCCTTGCCCAGAACATAGCCGCCACCATGCATGTGCACGATGCAGCCAGCCCCTTTCGCGAGCCTGGCAGGACGAAACAGATATAGCGCAACATCCGGTGCGCCCGCAGGTCCTGGCACGATGACGCGTTCAACCGTCACGCCATCATCAACCACCTGAGGCTTTGGCGATTCCCAGCGACGCGCCTGCTCCAGCGACTCGGCCGACAAGGACATCGTCGGCCAGAGGTCGAGCAGCGGCAACAATTCAGGATCCACCAGATGCCGCGTGCTCATTGCCTCTTCTCCTCGGGCGATCATCGCCGGTCGTTCACGCCGGTTGGAGCAGCCCTTCCTTGGCGATCTTCTCCCGCCACACGAGCGGGGCGAGCTGGTGGACATTATTGCCCTCGCTGTCGACCGCGACGGTGACGGGGAAATCCTGCACCTCGAATTCGTAGATCGCCTCCATGCCGAGATCTTCGAACCCGACGACCTTCGATCCCTTGATCGCCCGGGCGACGAGGTACGCCGCGCCACCGACCGCCATCAGATAGGCGCTCTTGGCGTCCTTGATCGCATCGGTTGCGGCGGGGCCGCGCTCAGCCTTGCCGACCATCGCGAGCAGCCCCTGGTCAAGCATCATGCGGGTGAACTTGTCCATTCGCGTCGCGGTAGTGGGGCCAGCCGGGCCGACCACTTCCTCGCCGACCGGATCGACCGGGCCGACATAATAGATCACGCGGCCCTTGAACTCGACCGGCAGCTCCTCGCCGGCATCGAGCATGTCCTTGATCCGCTTGTGTGCGGCGTCACGCCCGGTCAGCATCTTGCCGTTCAGCAGCAGGCGATCGCCCTGCTTCCACGACTGGACCATCGCGGGCGTCAGCGTGTCGAGGTCGACGCGGATTGCGGCCTTGTCGGGCGTCCAGTTCACCTTCGGCCATTCGTCAAGCTTTGGCGTCTCGAGATAAGCCGGGCCGCTGCCGTCGAGCGTGAAATGCGCGTGCCGGGTCGCGGCGCAATTCGGGATCATCGCCACCGGCTTGCCCGCGGCGTGGCACGGCGCGTCCATGATCTTCACGTCGAGGATGGTGGAAAGCCCACCCAGCCCTTGGGCCCCGATGCCCAGCGCATTCACCTTGTCGAAGATTTCGATGCGCAGCGCCTCGATGTCGTTCCTGGGCCCACGCGCCTTTAGCGGGCCCATGTCGATCGGCTCCATCAGCGCCTTTTTGGCGAGCAGCACGCAATGCTCCGCCGTGCCGCCGATGCCGATCCCCAGCATGCCCGGCGGGCACCAGCCGGCGCCCATCTGCGGCAGCATCTCCAGCACCCAGTCAACGATCGAATCGCTGGGATTCATCATCTTGAACTTGGACTTGTTCTCGCTGCCGCCGCCCTTCGCCGCGACATCCACCGAGACCTTGTTGCCCGGCACCAACTCGACATGGAGCACGCAGGGCGTGTTGTCCTTGGTGTTGCGGCGGGTGAAGGCGGGGTCGGCGAGCACCGAGGCGCGCAGCTTGTTCTCCGGGTGAAGATAGGCGCGGCGCACGCCTTCATCGACGATTTCCTGCATCGAGCGGGTGGTGTCATCGATGCGGCAATCCATGCCCCATTTGACGAACACGTTGACGATGCCCGTATCCTGGCAGATCGGCCGGTGCCCCTCGGCGCACATCCGGCTGTTGGTCAGGATCTGCGCGATCGCGTCCTTCGCCGCCGGGCCCTGCTCCGCCTCATAGGCGTCGCCCAAAGCGCGGATGTAATCCATCGGGTGGTAGTAGCTGATGAACTGGAGCGCATCGGCAACGCTCTCGATCAGGTCTGCGGCGCGGATCGTCGTGGTCATGAACCGATCCACTATGGCGACGGATCGGCACACGCAACCGGTCTGCTGCCACAAGTTCACCAGATCGCGCCGTGCCCGACTGGCTCGAGCAGCCGAAACGGACCAGAAAAACTGTCCGCATAAACGCTTTCCCAATCCTCTCCATCTAGCCAGACGTGATGGGATCCATTCGTCGTGCCTTGGCGGTCTCGCCAGTTCGTTCCGTGCGCCTGATCGAAGTGCTGGGGCTGGTCGCCACCGAAGACGATGCGTTGCAGGATGCCGGGCATGCGCGGCTGGCAGAAGTCGCGGCTCTTTGGCCAATTATCGTGGTGGCTTCCGTCCTCGCATCGGCATGGACCATGGCAGCGCCAGCCTTCTCGCATGAACCGCTGGGCCTTGCCTCCGGGTTGAGCACGGCGCTGTGCGGACTGGCGCTGGCGGTCTGGGGCCTGCTGTCGTTGCCGGCTGCACGCGAGCTTGCCGTGCACCGCCGGATAACAGCCCTCGCCGGGCTTGCAGTCCTTTTTGGCATCGCGTTCTCGCTTCTTCTCGCTCTCGCCCCGGCGCTTCCCACCCAGCCGTTTCGACTGACCGGCATCGTTCTGGGGCTCGGCAGCATCGTCATCACTGCCGTCGCGCTTCATCCTGTTCGGGCGGCATGCATCGCATTCGCCGGGGGGCTTGCGCTGACGGTGCCGTTCGCGGCGGGCATCGGAACGGCGGCGGCGGGAGCGCTGGTGCTTGCCGCTCTGCTGGCCGCAGGCGCGCTCCGCATTGCCGCGCGCGATCAGGAACGGCTCGGCGCGAACAGGGAACGCGAACGCGAAGGGCAGCTCGCAGCACGCCTGGTGCGGGAATATGAAAGTCACGGCACCGGCTGGTTCTGGCAGACCGATCGCGCCGGCTGCCTCAATTACGTCAGCGCCAAGGTGGCGCGCGAGCTTACCGCAATGGGCATGTCGCCAGCGGGACAGCGGCTGGTGGACATCTTTCGCGTCGATTCGAGCCTGGCGGAAACCGAGCGGACGCTGACCTTTCACCTGTCCTCCCGCACCAGCTTTTCCGATTATTCGGTGCGCCCGGCATTCGAGGCGGGCACGGATCGGTGGTGGTCGATTTCCGGCCGGCCGGTTCTTGATGATCTCGGCCGATTCCAGGGCTTCATCGGCTTCGGATCCGACCTGACCGAGAAGCGGCGGTCGGAAGCGGAAATCACGCGTCTCGCGCTGTTCGACAGTCTGACCGGGCTGGCCAACCGCCAGCGGCTCCGCCTGTCGCTCGACCAGGCGCTGTCTCCCGCACAAGGGCCGCACACCACCACCTCCCTGTTCCTGCTCGACCTGGATCGGTTCAAGGCGGTCAACGATACGCTCGGGCATCAATGCGGCGACGAGCTGCTGAAGCAGGTCGCGCAGCGGCTGCAGCGAACGGTGGGTGATGCCGGGCTGGTCGGCCGCCTGGGCGGCGACGAGTTCCAGGTCGTGCTGCCCCGCGAAGGGAGCCGTGAGCGATTGGGCGCGCTGGCGCAGCACATCATCAACGCCTTGTCCCAGCCGTTCTTCGTCGCGGGCTCGTCCCTGTCGATCGGCTGCTCGGTCGGCATCGCGATCGCGCCCGAACACGGGAACGACAGCGAAACCCTGATCCGCAATGCCGATCTCGCCTTGTACGCAGCAAAGGCCGACGGGCGCGGCGTATCACGCTTCTTCCGTCAGGAGATGCTGGCCGGCGCGCAGAAGCGGAAGCGGCTGGAGGACGATCTGCGCGGCGCGCTCGGCGCGGACGAGTTTCACCTCGTCTATCAGCCGGTGGTGTCCACCGCCGACCAGCATATCGTCGGCTATGAAGCGCTGCTCCGCTGGGAGCACCCCACACGCGGCGCGGTCAGCCCGGCCGATTTCATCCCGATCGCCGAGGAATGCGGGATGATCGAGGCGATCGGGGAATGGGTGTTGCGTACCGCGTGCACCGAAGCGGCGAACTGGCCGGCGGATGTCAGGGTTGCCGTGAACGTGTCGGCGATCCAATTCGCCAATCCCGCCCTTCCGGCGATCATCACCAGCGCTCTCGCCGCGTCCGGTATTGCTCCACACCGGCTGGAGCTGGAAATCACCGAAAGCGTGTTCGTCAACGACGACGCATCCTCCAATCAGATGTTCAAGACGCTGAAGGGCATTGGCGTGCGCCTGGCGCTGGACGATTTCGGCACCGGCTATTCCTCGCTCGGCTATCTGCGCAAGGCGCCGTTCGACAAGATCAAGATCGACCAGAGCTTCGTGCGTGGCGCGATCCAGGACGGCAATCGCAACGCCGCGATCATCAAGGCGATCGTGAGCCTGGCCAATACGTTAGGGATGGAGACGACCGCCGAGGGTGTGGAGCAGCAGGACGAGATTGAACTGATCAGCGACCTGGGCTGCAGCCACATTCAGGGATTTGTCTATGGCCGGCCCGCCCGGGCGGAGGACGTGCGCGCGCAGCTGGCCATGAGCTCCGGCAGCGCGACCGCGGTAGGCCATCGCTTCAGCCGCGCCAGCAGAGCCACCGTGCTGCGTTCGGCGCGCGTCGAGATGAACGGCACGTCGGGCGAGGTGCGCATCCGCAACCTGTCCGCCACCGGGGTGATGATCGACGGCATCGACCTTCCGGAGCGCGCGATCGGCGCTGACGTGCGCATTGAGCTGGTGGACAACGAGCTGTTTCCCGCGACCATCCGCTGGGTGTCAGACGGTCGCGCCGGACTCGAGTTCGCGCGCCATTTTGACATGGAACGGCTGTCCCAGGGACCGTCACGGCTTGCCCGGCGAGTCAGCTGACGCTGGTCCGCTGCCCGCATCGCCGATCCTGCCCGTGCTCGGAACGAGCCGATCCGGCCACAAGCACCCGATCGGCTCATAAGGGCAAAATTATTTTCACCGCGCCCTATCGGTCTTGCAATTCGCGAACCCGGCGGAAGTCCACGCGTCGCTTCCTTTGAACCCCGCCGGACCGCGTCTCAGCCGCGGTGAGCCGTTCGCCCATCCACGTGATAAACCTCTTGCCTATGCGCAGCTCCTGCCACAATCTGTTGGGGTAATCCGCAGGAACAGGCGCTAGCGCTGGTAGAACAGGAACCGCAGCACTTGTGCTGCGGCATGGGATCGTGCCGCTCCGAAGCGAGCCGCGGTCACTTTTTGTTCTCATCACAAGCCCTGCTCCGGTGTAACATGGGGGCTCGCCTCCCGATTCGATCAAACAGGGTGTTGGGATGGCGGCGATGGACTTTAGGGACGCGAACGAGGCGAACATGGCGATCGACGCATTGGAAGCGATTGACGGAACCGAGACGGCGCCTGCGGCCGAGCAGAGCAAGCGGCGGCCCTACCCGCTGGACGTCGATCATTCGCGCGACGCGCTGCTGACCGATTTCGGCAAGGACACGCTGCAGGATCGTTATCTGCTGCCGGGTGAGACCTATCAGGATCTCTTCGTCCGCGTGGCCAGTGCTTATGCCGATGACGCGGCTCATGCGCAGCGCATCTATGATTATATCAGCCGCTTGTGGTTCATGCCGGCGACACCAGTGCTGTCGAACGGCGGCACGGGGCGCGGCCTGCCGATCAGCTGCTATCTCAACTCCGTCCCCGACAGCCTGAACGGCATCGTCGACACCTGGAACGAGAATGTCTGGCTGGCCAGCCGCGGCGGCGGCATCGGCACCTATTGGGGCAATGTGCGCGGGATTGGCGAGCCGGTCGGCCTGAACGGCAAGACCAGCGGCATCATCCCCTTCGTGCGCGTGATGGATTCGCTGACGCTGGCGATCAGCCAGGGCTCGCTGCGTCGTGGCTCGGCCGCCTGCTATCTCGACATCTCGCATCCTGAGATCGAGGAGTTCCTCGAAATCCGCAAGCCGTCGGGCGACTTCAACCGCAAGGCGCTGAACCTGCACCACGGCGTGCTGATTCCCGACGCGTTCATGGAAGCGGTGCGCGACGGCGGCGAGTGGGAGCTGAAGAGCCCCAAGGACGGCAGCGTGCGCGGCAAGGTCGACGCGCGCAGCCTGTTCCAGAAGCTGGTCGAGACCCGCCTCGCCACGGGTGAGCCGTACATCGTCTTCGCCGACCATGTGAACAGCACCATGCCCAAGCATCATCGCGATCTGGGCCTCAAGGTGTCCACCTCGAACCTGTGCAGCGAGATCACCCTGCCGACCGGCAAGGATCACCTCGGCAACGATCGCACCGCGGTCTGCTGCCTTTCCTCGCTGAACCTCGAAACGTGGGACCAGTGGAAAGACGACAAACAGTTCATCGAGGACGTGATGCGCTTCCTCGACAACGTCCTGCAGGATTATATCGACCGGCATGAGCCAGGCATGGAGCGCGCGGCCTATTCCGCGGCGCGCGAGCGTTCGGTCGGTCTTGGCGTCATGGGCTTCCACTCCTTCCTCCAGGCACGCGGCCTGCCGATGGAGGGGGCGATGGCGAAGAGCTGGAACCTCCGGATCTTCAAACACATCAATGCGCAGGTGAACCAGGCATCGATGACGCTGGCGGCCGAGCGTGGGCCCTGCCCCGACGCCGCCGATATGGGCGTCATGGAGCGCTTTTCGTGCAAGATGGCGATCGCACCGACCGCGTCGATCTCGATCATCTGCGGCGGCACTTCGGCGTGCATCGAGCCGATCCCGGCCAATATCTACACCCACAAGACGCTGT comes from the Sphingomonas sp. OV641 genome and includes:
- a CDS encoding nitronate monooxygenase family protein; its protein translation is MALKTRVTEMLGIEKPIIQAAMGWIARSHLSSAVSNAGGMGIIETSSGDLEAVRQEILKMRELTDKPFGVNVAQAFVRDPGIVQFVIDQGIRFVTTSAGDPMKYTGMLKAAGLTVFHVVPSLAGALRAVEAGVDGLIVEGGEGGGFKNAKDVSTMVLVPQVVEAVDVPVVAAGGIMDGRTMAAAFALGAEGVLMGTRILSSAESPVHENWKTAIVEADSTDTVFLNRSGPGPALRALRTDRTTRIEKEGTPNIFGEFADTQAVYFGGDLEAGIALTGQVAGRIRDVKPVAQIFDETMAEYEATVARMARAA
- a CDS encoding DUF2891 domain-containing protein, producing MTLKPEIAAGFARLTLGHVGQRYPYKLDQVLNGPEDLREPHEIHPIFHGSFDWHSCVHGWWQLLTIARMFPELAEASDIRHRADEMLVPEKVAGELAVLARPYAAGFERPYGWAWALALHGEAVRHEADWNDALEPLARAFAERFHQHLPKLTYPIRVGTHFNTAFALTLARDWGLEHDAALVSLIDARARHWFGEDRACQAWEPGGDEFLSSALSEALLMSRVLGDEFAGWFEAFLPEAALGAPRTLFTPALVSDRSDGKIAHLDGLNLSRAWCWRSIAAALPAHPIASVAAAAADDHLAASLPHLADHYMGTHWLATFALLALTV
- a CDS encoding enoyl-CoA hydratase/isomerase family protein, with the protein product MSEDVTYEVSEGVATLTLNRPERMNTISGPMLDELTRLLVKAGEDRDVRVIVLTGTGRAFCAGLDLNAAQKGEGIGSSSATFGATIDLRNTPPTVLHALDKPVIAALNGSAAGYGMDLALGCDIRVMASEAKLAAAFVKRGVLPESGGTWFLPRMIGWAKAAEIVFTGRTLSAEDCLKERLVNEVVPADQVAARARELALEIAANAPMAVQGAKRLMRMGMEETFDTHVQHVYLQLLPLFQSADFREGMASFLEKRPAAFTGK
- a CDS encoding EAL domain-containing protein, which codes for MGSIRRALAVSPVRSVRLIEVLGLVATEDDALQDAGHARLAEVAALWPIIVVASVLASAWTMAAPAFSHEPLGLASGLSTALCGLALAVWGLLSLPAARELAVHRRITALAGLAVLFGIAFSLLLALAPALPTQPFRLTGIVLGLGSIVITAVALHPVRAACIAFAGGLALTVPFAAGIGTAAAGALVLAALLAAGALRIAARDQERLGANREREREGQLAARLVREYESHGTGWFWQTDRAGCLNYVSAKVARELTAMGMSPAGQRLVDIFRVDSSLAETERTLTFHLSSRTSFSDYSVRPAFEAGTDRWWSISGRPVLDDLGRFQGFIGFGSDLTEKRRSEAEITRLALFDSLTGLANRQRLRLSLDQALSPAQGPHTTTSLFLLDLDRFKAVNDTLGHQCGDELLKQVAQRLQRTVGDAGLVGRLGGDEFQVVLPREGSRERLGALAQHIINALSQPFFVAGSSLSIGCSVGIAIAPEHGNDSETLIRNADLALYAAKADGRGVSRFFRQEMLAGAQKRKRLEDDLRGALGADEFHLVYQPVVSTADQHIVGYEALLRWEHPTRGAVSPADFIPIAEECGMIEAIGEWVLRTACTEAANWPADVRVAVNVSAIQFANPALPAIITSALAASGIAPHRLELEITESVFVNDDASSNQMFKTLKGIGVRLALDDFGTGYSSLGYLRKAPFDKIKIDQSFVRGAIQDGNRNAAIIKAIVSLANTLGMETTAEGVEQQDEIELISDLGCSHIQGFVYGRPARAEDVRAQLAMSSGSATAVGHRFSRASRATVLRSARVEMNGTSGEVRIRNLSATGVMIDGIDLPERAIGADVRIELVDNELFPATIRWVSDGRAGLEFARHFDMERLSQGPSRLARRVS
- a CDS encoding DUF979 domain-containing protein, with the protein product MIGLNFVYLIAGLTFLAFAGLSAGERRWANTGFYGLVATSFLAGDWLGDLGNGVLVLALVAIAASGRMKRRVPAGEPAIRGAMVFVPALVIPATALIGTFVFKQFPALFDGKQATLVALATGVLLALALCYAWLRPAPAEPFRAGRALMDDIGWAAALPQMLASLGAVFALAGVGEVVGRLVGVAIPTGSVLGAVLAFGLGMALFTMVMGNAFAAFPVMAAAVGIPLLVQSYGADPAPVAAVGMLAGFCGTLMTPMAANFNLVPAALLELKDRNGVIRAQVPTALPLLVFNLLLLWWIVA
- a CDS encoding DUF969 domain-containing protein; translated protein: MLVLSGIAIIALGFLLRFNPMLVIAASALVTGLAAGIDPLAILAAFGKAFNDTRYVTAIYIVLPVIGLLERNGLQARARSLVGGLKGLTTGRLLMAYLGFRQLTAALGLTSVAGPAQTVRPLIAPMAEAAAGEAHDPEKVKAMAAATDNVGLFFGEDIFIAIGSILLMKGVLEGYGIFVEPLHMSVWAIPTAIAAFVIHGTRLWLLDRKARRA
- a CDS encoding alpha/beta hydrolase gives rise to the protein MSTRHLVDPELLPLLDLWPTMSLSAESLEQARRWESPKPQVVDDGVTVERVIVPGPAGAPDVALYLFRPARLAKGAGCIVHMHGGGYVLGKAEDGAVRLRPIVAALGCIVVSVDYRLAPETPFPGPIEDCYAGLRWTFAHAQRLGIDPARIGVMGESAGGGLAASLALLARDRGEFQLAFQHLLYPMIDDRTCSNDPDPLTGEFIWNRASNRFGWQCMLGEEPGEAEVSPYVAAARAEDVAGLPPTYIATGALDLFRDENITYAQRLLAAGVPTEFHVWPGAIHAFDALPDAAIAQEANQSRIAALRRALTAKPRA
- a CDS encoding chorismate mutase: MADEVLKGYRKSIDNIDAALVCLLAERFKVTQAVGRYKAEAGLPPADPGREDQQIARLRALAEEAELDPEFSEKFLRFIIDEVIRHHQQLQG
- a CDS encoding fumarate hydratase is translated as MTTTIRAADLIESVADALQFISYYHPMDYIRALGDAYEAEQGPAAKDAIAQILTNSRMCAEGHRPICQDTGIVNVFVKWGMDCRIDDTTRSMQEIVDEGVRRAYLHPENKLRASVLADPAFTRRNTKDNTPCVLHVELVPGNKVSVDVAAKGGGSENKSKFKMMNPSDSIVDWVLEMLPQMGAGWCPPGMLGIGIGGTAEHCVLLAKKALMEPIDMGPLKARGPRNDIEALRIEIFDKVNALGIGAQGLGGLSTILDVKIMDAPCHAAGKPVAMIPNCAATRHAHFTLDGSGPAYLETPKLDEWPKVNWTPDKAAIRVDLDTLTPAMVQSWKQGDRLLLNGKMLTGRDAAHKRIKDMLDAGEELPVEFKGRVIYYVGPVDPVGEEVVGPAGPTTATRMDKFTRMMLDQGLLAMVGKAERGPAATDAIKDAKSAYLMAVGGAAYLVARAIKGSKVVGFEDLGMEAIYEFEVQDFPVTVAVDSEGNNVHQLAPLVWREKIAKEGLLQPA